In Pseudomonas rhizosphaerae, one DNA window encodes the following:
- a CDS encoding ABC transporter permease subunit, with the protein MDGIFLQQMINGLTLGSVYGLIAIGYTMVYGIIGMINFAHGDVYMISAYLAAIGLAVLSFFGLESFPFLILGTLIFTIVVTGVYGFVIERVAYKPLRNSTRLAPLISAIGISLILQNYAQISQGARQQGVPTLLEGAWRFEVGTGFVQITYTKIFILIAAFVGMGVLTYIIKFTKLGRMCRATQQDRKMASILGINTDRVISYVFIIGAAMAALAGVLITMNYGTFDFYAGFIIGIKAFTAAVLGGIGSLPGAMLGGLILGVAESQFSGLINSDYKDVFSFGLLVLILIFRPQGLLGRPLVAKV; encoded by the coding sequence ATGGACGGTATCTTCCTGCAACAAATGATCAACGGCCTGACCCTCGGGTCGGTGTACGGCTTGATCGCCATTGGCTACACCATGGTCTACGGCATCATCGGCATGATCAACTTCGCCCACGGCGACGTGTACATGATCAGCGCCTACCTGGCGGCCATCGGCCTGGCCGTGCTGTCGTTCTTCGGCCTCGAATCCTTTCCGTTCCTGATTCTCGGCACGCTGATATTCACCATCGTGGTGACCGGCGTGTACGGCTTCGTGATCGAGCGCGTGGCCTACAAGCCGCTGCGCAACTCGACCCGGCTGGCGCCGCTGATCAGCGCCATCGGCATATCGCTGATCCTGCAGAACTATGCGCAGATCAGCCAGGGTGCTCGTCAGCAAGGCGTACCGACGCTGCTCGAAGGCGCCTGGCGCTTCGAAGTGGGTACCGGTTTCGTACAGATCACCTACACCAAGATCTTCATCCTCATCGCCGCCTTCGTGGGCATGGGCGTGCTGACCTACATCATCAAGTTCACCAAGCTGGGGCGCATGTGCCGCGCCACCCAGCAGGACCGCAAGATGGCCTCCATCCTGGGCATCAACACCGACCGGGTGATCTCCTACGTATTCATCATCGGCGCCGCCATGGCGGCCCTGGCCGGTGTGTTGATCACCATGAACTACGGCACGTTCGACTTCTATGCCGGCTTCATCATCGGCATCAAGGCGTTCACTGCAGCGGTACTGGGGGGCATCGGCTCGTTGCCCGGTGCGATGCTCGGTGGCCTGATCCTGGGGGTTGCCGAATCGCAGTTCTCCGGCTTGATCAACTCCGACTACAAGGATGTGTTCAGTTTCGGCCTGTTGGTGCTGATCCTGATCTTCCGTCCCCAAGGCCTGCTGGGTCGCCCACTCGTGGCGAAGGTATAA
- the azu gene encoding azurin: MFAKAVAVSVLALASGQLLAAECSTTVDSTDQMTFGTKAIEISKSCKTFTVNLTHSGSLPKEVMGHNWVLSKEDDARGIAMDGMSAGIDNSYLKKGDERVIAYTKVIGAGEKDSVSFDVSKLSAEQKYLFFCSFPGHLAMMKGAVTLVD; the protein is encoded by the coding sequence ATGTTTGCAAAAGCGGTAGCGGTATCGGTGCTCGCCTTGGCCAGCGGTCAATTACTGGCGGCCGAGTGTTCGACCACCGTCGATTCGACCGACCAGATGACTTTCGGCACCAAAGCCATCGAGATCAGCAAGAGCTGCAAGACGTTCACCGTCAACCTGACCCACTCCGGCAGCCTGCCCAAGGAGGTCATGGGGCATAACTGGGTCTTGAGCAAGGAAGACGACGCACGCGGCATCGCGATGGACGGCATGAGTGCCGGTATCGACAACAGCTACCTGAAGAAAGGCGACGAGCGTGTGATTGCGTACACCAAGGTCATCGGCGCCGGAGAGAAGGATTCGGTGTCGTTCGACGTGTCGAAACTGTCGGCCGAGCAGAAGTACCTGTTCTTCTGCTCGTTCCCAGGTCATTTGGCCATGATGAAAGGGGCGGTGACCCTGGTTGATTGA
- a CDS encoding branched-chain amino acid ABC transporter substrate-binding protein, which translates to MSQTFYRKGFLALAVATALGASSIVQADVKIGVAGPMTGANASFGQQYMKGAEAAAEAINAAGGVNGEKIVVVAGDDACEPKQAVAVANRLVDQDKVIGVVGHFCSSSTVPASEVYADAGVLMITPGSTNPTVTERGLAAVFRMCGRDDQQGIVAGDYIVDVLKGKKVAVINDKDTYGKGLADATAKQLTARGVKPVLEEGLTRGEKDFSALVTKIRSTGADVVYFGGLHPEAGPLVRQMREQGLKDVRFMSDDGIVTDELVTTAGGAQYVDGVYMTFGADPRMLPDSKAVVDQFRKSGYEPEGYTLYAYASLQALAAGFNGAKSNKGEEAAKWLKANPVKTVMGEKAWDGKGDLKVSDYVVYQWNAEGKYKQLEQQK; encoded by the coding sequence ATGTCGCAGACGTTCTACAGGAAAGGTTTTCTGGCTCTCGCAGTGGCAACTGCGCTGGGCGCTTCGTCGATTGTTCAAGCCGACGTCAAGATCGGTGTAGCAGGGCCAATGACCGGTGCCAACGCATCGTTCGGTCAGCAGTACATGAAGGGTGCAGAAGCGGCAGCGGAAGCCATCAACGCAGCCGGTGGCGTGAACGGCGAAAAGATCGTGGTGGTAGCCGGTGATGATGCCTGCGAGCCCAAGCAAGCGGTGGCTGTGGCCAACCGCCTGGTCGATCAGGACAAAGTAATCGGGGTGGTGGGGCACTTCTGTTCGTCGTCGACCGTTCCGGCGTCCGAGGTGTACGCAGACGCAGGTGTGCTGATGATCACCCCTGGCTCGACCAACCCAACCGTTACCGAGCGCGGCCTGGCAGCGGTATTCCGCATGTGCGGCCGGGATGACCAGCAGGGCATCGTTGCCGGCGACTACATCGTCGACGTACTCAAGGGCAAGAAAGTCGCGGTCATCAACGACAAGGACACCTATGGCAAAGGCCTGGCCGATGCCACTGCCAAGCAACTGACCGCCCGTGGCGTCAAGCCCGTTCTGGAGGAAGGTCTGACGCGCGGCGAGAAAGACTTCAGCGCCCTGGTCACCAAGATCCGCTCCACCGGCGCCGACGTGGTCTATTTCGGCGGCCTGCATCCCGAAGCCGGTCCGCTGGTTCGGCAGATGCGCGAGCAGGGCCTCAAGGACGTCAGGTTCATGTCCGATGACGGCATCGTCACCGACGAACTGGTCACGACTGCGGGCGGTGCCCAGTACGTCGACGGCGTTTACATGACCTTCGGTGCCGATCCGCGCATGCTGCCCGACAGCAAGGCCGTGGTCGACCAGTTCCGCAAGTCCGGCTACGAGCCTGAAGGCTACACGTTGTACGCCTATGCATCGTTGCAGGCCCTGGCCGCAGGTTTCAACGGCGCCAAGTCCAACAAGGGCGAAGAGGCTGCCAAATGGCTCAAGGCCAACCCGGTCAAGACCGTCATGGGCGAGAAAGCCTGGGACGGCAAAGGCGACCTGAAGGTCTCCGACTATGTGGTCTACCAATGGAACGCCGAGGGCAAGTACAAACAGCTGGAACAGCAGAAGTAG
- the livM gene encoding high-affinity branched-chain amino acid ABC transporter permease LivM: protein MSAPTAKPVDIKKSLVDMVIAGLLALIVFGPIVGIVLDGYSFNLQPARVAWLVAAVMAGRFLLSLFLQTPRGLAISQSFESSGSGVHVLPPDYKSRLRFIIPALIVIAIVFPIFANKYILTVVILGLIYVLLGLGLNIVVGLAGLLDLGYVAFYAIGAYGLALGYQYLGLGFWSALPLAAIAAALAGCILGFPVLRMHGDYLAIVTLGFGEIIRLVLNNWLSFTGGPNGVPVPSPTFFGLEFGRRARDGGVPIHEYFGFEYNPDLKFLFIYAVLFLVVLAVLYIKHRLTRMPVGRAWEALREDEIACRSMGLNHVLVKLSAFTIGASTAGLAGVFFASYQGFVNPTSFTFFESALILAIVVLGGMGSTVGVVIAAFVLTVAPELLRSFSEYRVLLFGVLMVLMMIWRPRGLIRISRTGIKPVKGALIDAKGTTP from the coding sequence ATGTCCGCACCTACTGCCAAACCTGTCGATATCAAGAAAAGCCTGGTTGACATGGTCATTGCCGGCTTGCTGGCGCTGATCGTGTTCGGCCCCATCGTCGGCATCGTGCTCGACGGCTACAGCTTCAACCTGCAACCGGCACGCGTGGCGTGGCTGGTGGCGGCGGTGATGGCCGGGCGCTTCCTGCTCAGCCTGTTCCTGCAGACGCCTCGGGGGCTGGCCATCTCGCAGAGCTTCGAGAGTTCGGGCTCCGGTGTGCACGTGCTGCCGCCGGACTACAAGTCGCGGCTGCGCTTCATCATTCCGGCGCTGATCGTGATTGCCATCGTGTTCCCGATTTTCGCCAACAAGTACATCCTCACCGTGGTGATCCTCGGCTTGATCTATGTGCTGTTGGGTCTGGGCCTGAACATCGTGGTCGGTCTGGCCGGTCTGCTCGACCTGGGCTACGTGGCGTTCTATGCCATCGGCGCCTACGGCCTGGCGCTGGGCTACCAGTACCTGGGGCTGGGCTTCTGGTCGGCGCTGCCGCTGGCCGCCATTGCTGCGGCGCTGGCGGGGTGCATCCTGGGGTTCCCGGTGTTGCGAATGCACGGCGACTACTTGGCCATCGTGACCCTGGGCTTCGGCGAGATCATTCGCCTGGTGCTCAACAACTGGCTGTCCTTCACGGGCGGACCGAACGGCGTACCTGTGCCGTCGCCTACCTTCTTCGGTCTGGAATTCGGCCGTCGCGCCCGTGATGGCGGGGTGCCGATCCATGAGTACTTCGGTTTCGAATACAACCCCGACCTGAAATTCCTGTTCATCTACGCGGTGCTGTTCCTCGTGGTACTGGCGGTTCTGTACATCAAGCATCGACTCACGCGCATGCCGGTAGGGCGTGCCTGGGAAGCGCTGCGCGAAGACGAGATCGCCTGCCGCTCGATGGGCCTGAACCATGTGTTGGTCAAACTTTCGGCGTTCACCATCGGCGCGTCCACTGCAGGTCTGGCCGGGGTGTTCTTTGCCAGCTACCAAGGCTTTGTCAACCCTACCTCGTTCACCTTCTTCGAGTCGGCGCTGATCCTCGCCATCGTGGTCCTCGGTGGGATGGGTTCGACCGTGGGCGTGGTGATTGCAGCCTTCGTACTGACCGTGGCGCCAGAGTTGCTGCGCAGTTTCTCCGAATACCGGGTGTTGCTGTTCGGCGTACTGATGGTGTTGATGATGATCTGGCGACCTCGTGGCCTGATCCGTATCAGCCGTACCGGTATCAAGCCGGTGAAGGGTGCATTGATCGATGCCAAGGGGACGACGCCATGA
- a CDS encoding ABC transporter ATP-binding protein, with protein MSTPILELKEIDVHYGPIQALKKVSLHINEGETVSLIGSNGAGKSTLLMSIFGQPRASAGQIIYRGTDITQKSSHYIASNGIAQSPEGRRVFPDMSVEENLMMGTIPIGDKHSSEDMQRMFDMFPRLKERRNQRAMTMSGGEQQMLAIARALMSRPKLLLLDEPSLGLAPIVVKQIFSTLRELAKGGMTIFLVEQNANHALRLSDRAYVMVNGEIRLTGTGRELLSNDEVRNAYLGGH; from the coding sequence ATGAGTACGCCCATCCTCGAATTGAAGGAGATCGACGTTCATTACGGCCCGATCCAGGCGCTGAAGAAAGTCTCGTTGCACATCAACGAGGGCGAGACGGTCAGCCTGATCGGCTCCAACGGCGCGGGCAAGTCGACGCTGTTGATGTCGATTTTCGGCCAGCCGCGCGCCAGTGCAGGGCAGATCATCTACCGTGGCACCGACATCACCCAGAAGTCGTCCCACTACATCGCTTCCAACGGTATCGCCCAGTCGCCGGAAGGCCGCCGGGTGTTTCCCGACATGTCGGTGGAAGAGAACCTGATGATGGGCACCATTCCCATCGGCGACAAGCACTCGAGCGAAGACATGCAGCGCATGTTCGACATGTTTCCAAGGCTCAAGGAACGTCGCAACCAGCGCGCCATGACCATGTCCGGTGGCGAGCAGCAGATGCTGGCCATTGCGCGTGCGCTGATGAGCCGGCCCAAGCTGCTGTTGCTCGACGAGCCCTCGCTGGGGTTAGCGCCGATCGTGGTCAAGCAGATCTTCTCGACCCTGCGCGAACTGGCCAAGGGCGGCATGACCATCTTCCTCGTGGAACAGAATGCCAACCATGCCCTGCGGCTATCGGACCGTGCCTACGTGATGGTCAACGGCGAGATCCGCCTGACCGGAACGGGCCGTGAACTGCTGAGCAACGACGAGGTGCGCAACGCTTATCTGGGCGGGCATTGA
- a CDS encoding SDR family oxidoreductase — MTSTVFITGATSGFGEACARRFAEAGWSLILTGRREERLTALSEELSAKTRVHPLVLDVRDRKAMEAAIAGLPEEFATISGLVNNAGLALGADPAPKCDLDDWDTMVDTNIKGLIYATRLLLPRLIAHGKGATIVNLGSVAGNYPYPGSHVYGGTKAFVGQFSLNLRCDLQGTGVRVTNLEPGMCESEFSLVRFGGDQARYDATYAGANPIQPQDIAETIYWILTQPAHININSLEVMPVTQSWAGFAVERPGKA; from the coding sequence ATGACTTCAACGGTATTCATCACTGGCGCCACGTCCGGATTCGGCGAGGCCTGTGCCCGGCGTTTTGCCGAAGCAGGTTGGTCGTTGATCCTGACTGGCCGCCGCGAAGAGCGTCTGACAGCGCTGAGCGAAGAGCTGTCGGCAAAAACGCGGGTGCACCCGCTGGTGCTCGATGTGCGCGACCGCAAGGCCATGGAGGCTGCGATTGCCGGGCTGCCCGAGGAGTTCGCCACCATCAGTGGCCTGGTCAACAACGCCGGCCTGGCGCTGGGCGCCGATCCTGCGCCCAAGTGCGACCTGGACGATTGGGACACCATGGTCGATACCAACATCAAGGGCCTGATCTACGCCACGCGCCTGCTGCTGCCGCGCCTGATCGCCCACGGCAAGGGTGCCACCATCGTCAACCTGGGCTCCGTGGCTGGCAATTACCCCTATCCCGGCAGCCACGTGTACGGGGGCACCAAAGCCTTTGTCGGGCAGTTCTCGTTGAATCTGCGCTGTGATCTTCAGGGTACCGGCGTGCGCGTCACCAACCTGGAGCCCGGCATGTGCGAAAGCGAATTCTCGCTGGTGCGTTTCGGCGGCGACCAGGCGCGCTACGATGCCACCTATGCAGGCGCCAACCCGATCCAGCCCCAGGACATCGCCGAAACCATCTACTGGATTCTGACCCAGCCTGCGCACATCAACATCAACAGCCTGGAAGTGATGCCGGTCACGCAATCCTGGGCCGGCTTCGCGGTCGAGCGTCCTGGCAAGGCGTGA
- a CDS encoding ABC transporter ATP-binding protein, with amino-acid sequence MNNEVILSVEKLMMHFGGIKALSDVSLQVRRNSIFALIGPNGAGKTTVFNCLTGFYKATGGRIELNARGQKTNVIKLLGEPFQATDFVSPRSFASRVWYKMFGGTHLVNRAGLARTFQNIRLFKEMSVMENLLVAQHMWVNRNMLAGILNTKGYRKAEEDAIKTAFYWLEVVDLVNCANRLAGELSYGQQRRLEIARAMCTRPQVICLDEPAAGLNPQETEALSGMIRLLRDEHDMTVVLIEHDMGMVMSISDDIVVLDHGNVIAKGKPEQIRNDPKVIAAYLGAEEEELV; translated from the coding sequence ATGAATAACGAAGTCATTCTTTCGGTCGAGAAACTGATGATGCATTTCGGCGGCATCAAGGCCTTGAGCGATGTCAGCCTGCAGGTCAGGCGCAACTCGATCTTCGCCCTGATCGGCCCCAACGGTGCCGGCAAGACCACGGTCTTCAACTGCCTCACCGGGTTCTACAAAGCCACCGGTGGGCGTATCGAACTCAACGCCCGCGGCCAGAAGACCAACGTCATCAAGCTGCTGGGCGAACCGTTCCAGGCTACCGACTTCGTCTCGCCGCGCAGTTTCGCCAGCCGCGTCTGGTACAAGATGTTCGGCGGTACCCACTTGGTGAACCGCGCAGGTCTGGCTCGGACTTTCCAGAACATTCGTCTGTTCAAGGAAATGTCGGTGATGGAAAACCTGCTGGTAGCCCAGCACATGTGGGTCAACCGCAACATGCTGGCGGGCATTCTGAATACCAAGGGCTACCGCAAGGCCGAAGAAGACGCCATCAAGACCGCCTTCTACTGGCTGGAAGTAGTGGATCTGGTGAACTGCGCCAACCGCCTGGCCGGTGAGCTTTCCTACGGCCAGCAGCGACGTCTGGAAATTGCCCGGGCCATGTGTACCCGTCCTCAGGTGATCTGCCTGGACGAACCGGCGGCGGGCCTCAACCCCCAGGAAACCGAGGCACTGAGCGGCATGATCCGCCTGCTGCGTGACGAACACGATATGACGGTGGTGCTGATCGAGCACGACATGGGCATGGTAATGAGCATTTCCGACGACATCGTGGTGCTGGACCACGGCAACGTCATCGCCAAGGGCAAGCCGGAGCAGATCCGCAACGACCCCAAGGTCATCGCGGCCTACCTGGGTGCCGAAGAAGAGGAACTGGTATGA
- the pncB gene encoding nicotinate phosphoribosyltransferase, translating to MSESVFADRIVQNLLDTDLYKLSMMQAVLHNYPNVDVEWEFRCRNGEDLRPYLHDIREQLEQLSELSLGPDQLSFLEGINFMKPDFLRFLGLFRFNLRYLSIGIENDQLFIRLRGPWLHVILFEVPLLATVSEVRNRIRYPDVLLSQPREKLYRKFEWLQANASSEELAELQVADFGTRRRFSYKVQEEVVTVLKHEFPGRFVGTSNMHLARQLDLKPLGTMAHEWIMAHQQLGPRLIDSQIAALDCWVREYRGLLGIALTDCITMDAFLGDFDLYFAKLFDGLRHDSGDPVVWAEKAIVHYRKLGIDPMTKTLVFSDGLNLPKSLEIFRALRGRINVSFGIGTNLTCDIPGVEPMNIVLKMTDCNGQPVAKISDEAAKTQCRDPNFVAYLRHVFKVPEQA from the coding sequence ATGAGCGAGAGCGTATTCGCCGATCGCATCGTGCAAAACCTGCTCGACACCGATCTGTACAAGTTGAGCATGATGCAGGCTGTACTGCACAACTACCCCAACGTCGACGTCGAGTGGGAGTTTCGTTGTCGCAACGGCGAAGACCTGCGGCCTTACCTGCACGACATTCGCGAACAGCTCGAGCAGCTGTCCGAATTGAGCCTGGGTCCGGATCAGCTGAGCTTCCTGGAAGGCATCAACTTCATGAAGCCGGACTTCCTGCGCTTCCTGGGCTTGTTCCGCTTCAATCTGCGCTACCTGAGCATCGGCATCGAGAACGATCAGTTGTTCATCCGCCTGCGCGGACCGTGGCTGCACGTGATTCTGTTCGAGGTGCCGTTGCTGGCAACGGTCAGCGAGGTGCGCAACCGCATTCGCTATCCCGATGTGCTGCTCAGTCAGCCCCGGGAAAAACTCTACCGCAAGTTCGAATGGCTGCAGGCCAATGCCAGCAGCGAAGAACTGGCCGAGCTGCAGGTAGCGGATTTCGGTACCCGTCGGCGCTTCTCATACAAAGTGCAGGAGGAAGTGGTCACGGTGCTCAAGCACGAGTTTCCGGGGCGCTTCGTCGGCACCAGCAACATGCACCTGGCCCGCCAGCTGGACCTCAAGCCGCTGGGGACCATGGCCCACGAGTGGATCATGGCCCACCAACAGCTGGGACCACGGCTGATCGACAGCCAGATCGCGGCACTCGATTGCTGGGTCCGCGAATACCGCGGTCTGTTGGGCATTGCCCTCACCGACTGCATCACCATGGACGCGTTTCTCGGCGATTTCGATCTCTACTTCGCCAAGCTTTTCGATGGCCTGCGCCACGATTCGGGTGACCCGGTGGTATGGGCGGAAAAAGCCATCGTCCACTACCGCAAGCTGGGCATCGATCCGATGACCAAGACCCTGGTGTTTTCCGATGGGCTGAACCTGCCCAAGTCGCTGGAGATATTTCGCGCCTTGCGTGGGCGCATCAATGTCAGCTTCGGCATCGGCACCAACCTGACCTGCGACATTCCAGGCGTGGAGCCGATGAACATCGTGCTGAAGATGACCGACTGCAATGGCCAACCGGTGGCGAAGATTTCCGACGAAGCCGCCAAGACCCAGTGCCGCGACCCCAATTTCGTCGCCTACCTGCGCCACGTGTTCAAGGTGCCGGAGCAGGCGTAA
- a CDS encoding transglutaminase family protein: MGAHYQIVHDTRYCYDSPVSLAKQLAHLWPRPCAWQVCHEQALQISPEPTRRTDELDVFGNPLTRLAFERPHDELKVGARLHVEVLPRTPLQFARSPAWEFTRDAFCYSGRPVAPDVLQACRYRFESPYVRLKKSFVAFSASCFVPGRPMLEGAQALMQKIFSEFTFDATATQVATPLVEVLENRRGVCQDFAHLMLACLRSRGLAARYVSGYLLTQPPPGQPRMIGADASHAWVSVFCPVLGWVDFDPTNNVQPGLEHITLAWGRDFSDVSPLRGVILGGGGHDPEVRVTVLPMA, encoded by the coding sequence ATGGGCGCGCATTACCAGATCGTTCACGACACCCGCTATTGCTACGACAGCCCGGTGTCACTGGCCAAGCAGCTGGCGCACTTGTGGCCCAGGCCCTGTGCCTGGCAGGTATGCCATGAGCAGGCGTTGCAGATCAGTCCGGAGCCGACCCGACGCACCGACGAACTCGACGTGTTCGGCAATCCGCTGACACGCTTGGCTTTCGAACGTCCCCACGACGAGCTCAAAGTCGGTGCTCGCCTGCACGTCGAGGTACTGCCCCGAACGCCGCTGCAGTTCGCTCGCTCGCCGGCCTGGGAATTCACCCGCGACGCTTTCTGCTACAGCGGCCGGCCGGTGGCGCCAGACGTGCTGCAAGCCTGTCGCTACCGTTTCGAATCCCCTTACGTACGCCTCAAGAAAAGCTTCGTGGCGTTTTCGGCAAGCTGCTTCGTGCCTGGCCGGCCGATGCTGGAAGGTGCGCAAGCGCTGATGCAGAAGATTTTCAGCGAGTTTACCTTCGATGCCACGGCCACTCAGGTGGCGACACCCTTGGTCGAGGTGTTGGAAAACCGCCGTGGGGTGTGCCAGGACTTCGCTCACCTGATGCTGGCCTGCCTGCGTTCGCGCGGCCTGGCGGCGCGTTACGTCAGCGGCTACCTGCTGACCCAGCCACCACCGGGGCAACCGCGGATGATCGGCGCCGATGCTTCCCATGCCTGGGTGTCGGTGTTCTGCCCGGTGCTGGGTTGGGTCGACTTCGACCCGACCAACAATGTCCAGCCGGGCCTGGAACACATCACCCTGGCGTGGGGGCGTGATTTCAGCGACGTGTCGCCACTGCGTGGAGTGATTCTGGGCGGCGGCGGGCATGATCCCGAGGTGCGCGTGACTGTGCTGCCGATGGCGTGA